gatcagTTGGTATAAAACAAGACTAttgacaggaaaagaaaagatggtgttttaaaaattttaaccatggggtgcctgggtggctcagttggtggagcagcTCAGGCTCATGAAATCAAGCCcagcatgaagcctacttaaaaaaaaaaaaaattgtaccatacttggattattttttttaagatatttatttatttatttagaaagcacGGGTGAGGggatgcacagagggagagaaagaatcccaggcagactccatgctaagtatGACCCAGGGCTttatctcaggacactgagatcatgattgAGCAGAAACCCAGAGTCGggcgctcaaccgactaagccaggcaggcaccccctGTACTTGGATTATTCTTAAGTTGTattgttcactttttaaattttttaaatgactattatTCTCTGAATTATCAGATTGCATGAGTTCTAATATAAGAATGATTGAACTTTATCATTCAGATTTAATTCAGTTGACattgatgataaatattttatacttcagcttttttttcacatttacaattgctctCTGAATCATTGACTCAaaactaaaggaaagaaatatactaTAATTACCCAGattataacttattttaaaagtatgcttttaatttgctttagaCACAAGTAGCATCTCAAGAAAGCTTAGGACAGATAAGAGAAACTAATAATGCTTTAATAAGAAATCAAATGGAACTCAGAATTGAAGACCTGGAATTTGAACTATCCAGAATGAAAAGTTCTcaagatttttataaaacagaattggAAAAATACAAGCAACTCTACCTAGAAGAATTAAAAGTTCGAACGTCATTGACAAATGAACTGAACAAGTAAGTTAAAACAGAATCATAGAAAATAGATTTAGCTTGTTAACTTGTCTCTAAAGCataatttttatggaaccaggtTCATGAGATGAGTAGGAAGTGAAAGCCAATTAGATAGTTTAATTTTGGAATATGATGTTTGTAAAAGAACTTACCTTTGAAATGTTAGTCCAACACAGTTTgcatttctcctccttcttttggTTTTacgtgattttatttttttccccttaatatttTCAGTTAATCTGATCTCCTAGTCTTTAAGCTAATGGTTAGAAGCTTTATAATTTAGACAACATGTTATTATAAAATTGTTTGTCAGAATTGCCCTATATAGAAATGAGCTTAttaatattagtttatttttggaaGAGTGCATCTTTAACCCAAACTGCACATCCTGGCAGCTTGGtaaatttacttttttgattgtgatttttgttattattaccaAATAGAGGGTGCTTTGAAACAAACTGTTCTTTGTAGTTTTTCTACCTTACATAAAAGTATACATATGAAATACAAAAAGATTCCCCTAGGGGCAAAAGGCAGTATAATTCCCAAAGTGGCTAAAAATAGCACCATGGTGGACATGAGGAGGGGCTGGGTGAAAGACAGAAAGGGTAGATTCCACCTCCAGTACCCTGGTAACTGTGTTATAACCTAATTGGCTCTGgagctgttttatttctttctgatcaCAACTCTGCCATCTAGCAATTGTTGGTCTAAATTATTCCTCAGTGCCAAGTGTTCAATTTCTCTGAGGTAATGAGTGAAATGTACAAGAGTGGTGAAAGCCAATGCTTGAAAATGTCTTTGAGggatggtttatttttatttttattttaaacattttatgtatttatttgacagagagcgagcgagtgagctcaagcagggggagcggcaggcagaggttgagggaaaagcaggagctcgattccaggactctggggtcatgacctgagccgaaggcagatggttaactgactgagcacccagccCCCGGggatggttttatatttttatatctctaaACTGGTTTACTAAATAGAAGTATATGTAATGGCATCCTGGTTTACTAAATATAAGTATGTGTAATGGCATCCTCAAGAATCTTGTAAGTCCAGCCATTCCAGAAGGCAGCAGGTATTACCTGTTAAGCCATGTGCATCACTCATAgccatttctctccctccttaATTTGAATTACTTGTTAGTTAGGAATCTCTAGAAATATATGTACTtctttagaacaattttaaaCCTATCATTATATATTGTAGGTCTGCTCTGTCACACTTTCAGTGTTAAAACACTGTTTAATGACACATTCTGTTTACTAttatggaaactttaaaaaaatgcaagtcaTTTAGGAATGATTTGGGGAGAAATGAAATACTAAGCATTGTGTTTTGTAATCTTAACAGGACTAATGAGAAGCTGGCAGAGACCAGTACCAAACTTCTGGTGGAGACACAGCAAAAAAAGTCTTTGATTAATACTATTGCTATGAGCCCTGTCCTAGAATTGCCTTCTGTTAGAAATATGAATAATAGTTCACTGTTGAATACATATGTTGCTCCAAGAGAAAACCTAGTCATTCCTACCTCAAGCTCATGGCCTACAAAGAATGGCATTGAGACTTTCTTGACCAAGgttagttatcttttttttccttgggtttcagatttctgatataatttttgtttttaatttggtgaAATTCTGAGTTGCTTAACTAACACACACTAAGTAAAAGTCATAATTATATGTGCTAATAAAGAAATGAGAtggaaattttatgatttttttttagttcttggaGCTCTTACTTTCAAGAGATACctattattaactttatttagTAGATATAactaaactgaaatattttactattttttaaagattttatttattttatttcattttattttttgaagattttatttatttatttgacagagacacagtgagagagggaacacaagcaggagcagtgggagagggagaagcaggcttccctccaagcagggagcctgatgcggggcttgatcccaggaccctgggatcacgacctgagccaaaggcagacgcttaatgactgagccacccaggtgcccctaaagattttattattttagagagagagagtgcacaagagggagagagagcatgcaactttcaagcagactccccactgagcgtggaaccctaCTTAGGGCCCAGTCTCATGACCTCTTTTCTTTCATGAGAGTACATTTTTAATCGCTTTCTTacttacagcatttttttttttttacttataacaCTTCTATTTCACGTTTTACAAAATGTCTTGAGCAGTTGTAGAGCATTTTCTAAATAGCTAAATCAagcaaatatttgatttttttttttcagagagggggtgcaagcagggggtgaggaacagagggtaagcaggctccatgctcagtgcagagcccgatgtagggctcagtctcacaaccctgagattgtgacctgagccaaaatcaagatcagacacttaactgtgactgagccacccagatgccccacaatttgaatttttaaaaagaaattcacatataTCTATCTTGCCATCACTTAAATGATTGATGACTAAGATGGGAATGATAGGGAGTCTTTAAATAGCAGCTAGTTTCCTTTGTGTatcattgttattaaaatatccatttcaGTGAATGCACATAGCTTTATGGTTTTGATGGTATATTC
This portion of the Neomonachus schauinslandi unplaced genomic scaffold, ASM220157v2 HiC_scaffold_257, whole genome shotgun sequence genome encodes:
- the LOC110580602 gene encoding ankyrin repeat domain-containing protein 26-like yields the protein MQVDDLTAKLETASSKCLYLDANNQLLTQELTSMKEMQKKYEKLEKNKKKLEQLVNLRSHVEFSMVEYSKIEQYKWELEERTRLNITEKLEEANLFFQTQVASQESLGQIRETNNALIRNQMELRIEDLEFELSRMKSSQDFYKTELEKYKQLYLEELKVRTSLTNELNKTNEKLAETSTKLLVETQQKKSLINTIAMSPVLELPSVRNMNNSSLLNTYVAPRENLVIPTSSSWPTKNGIETFLTKAGML